The segment AGTTCGTTTGGCAATCTTCCAAGCAAGTGTTAATATTCCCAAAGTGTGCTGGCATTTGCCCGGAGGCGCTTGTATGCTCAGGATGCTGTCACAGTAATGTTTCCATGTAAGTCAAATGAGGCGGTTGTGTTGGGACCACTTAGCCTCAGCCTGACAGCAGACGGAGAACATGCTGCTAACGGAACGGATTATGTGCATCAAACATCACTGACTTGTCTTTATGGGGggatatagttttttttttgttgttgttgtatctTTCCTTCTTAATTTTAAGCATTTAAAGGTCCAGTAACACCCCCCGAGCAATACGATGAGTTTATGCTACAAGATTTTATCTTGCAAAGCTGTATCATGAACTGAAGGGCTGTTAGGGATGTACATACATAGAGTATTTTTGTGTAAACATGTGCTGCGGCTTCAAACAgtctctctcactgtgtgtTGTTGGTGCAGAACTTCCAGGAGGAGATGGCCCTGCAGCCCGAGGGAGCCCAGTGGCTGTGCTGGAGTCTGGAGCAGGTGGCCCTCACCCTGGGCCGACGTTTCCCTGGCCGACATGTTTGGGTGGTCAGAGCTTCTCGCATGTATCTCCACAAGTTCAGCTGCTACCACAACTTTGTGGAGAGCAACATGTTCGGGGCACCGGAGCACTCGCCGTACTCACCTGAATTTGGAGCGTTTCGCCACCTCAGGtttggtttgtgtgtttatttgttttttttgtatatttccaCATCATCATATTGgtcagctgtgttaaaactgcgttggccacttgggggcagcaggtacaagctttaaacacaacactggcaTACACAGATCAGGAAAAGGGAAAGGATTTCAGTGACTTTCACAAGGGCCAAACTGTGATGGCTagacgactgggtcagagcacCCCCAAAACAGTCTTCAGTGCTCAGTACGTATCAGAACAGGTCCAAGGCAGGAAAAGCGGTGAACCGGCGACAGGGTCATAGGTAGCCAATGATCACAAAGGGTGCGAAGGCTGGCCCGTGTCCTACAGACGAGCTACTCCAGGTCAAACTGCCAGAAAAGTgaatgctggttctgatagaaagatgtcagaacacacagatCATCGGAGTTTGTTGCGTATGGGGCTGCGTAGCTGCAGACCTGTCAAGTAGGTTTGGCGGGGggtcgatacagcatagtatcacGAGATTTTCTGCGGCAGTACTATATCGATACACGAAGcgtagtataataataaaatctattgctttttcagtccactagaaaaagagttttcctttggggacacaattttAAGTtggaaaaaagtaataaattccAATACATcacaatatgtttaaaatcgcaataatatcgtactgtggggcctctggtgattcccactcCTACAGTCAAGGTGCCCATGCACCTCAGTTCACTGCAGCAGGCAGGTGAGCTTTAGAAGTGGACCATGGAGCAATGGAAGAAGGTGGCCTGGTCTGAGGAATCACATTTTCTGGATGGCCGGGTGTGTGTGCGTCACTTACCTGGCAACACATGGCACTAGGATGCACTATGGGAAGAATGCGAGTCGGCAGAGGCAGTTTGATGCTTTGGgcaatgttctgctgggaaaccttgggtcctgccattcgtgtggatgttactttgacacGTAGCACCCACCTCTGCATTGTTGCAGAACATGAACACCTTTTCATGGAAACGGTGTTCCCTGTTGGCAGtgttcaaggtgttgacttggcctccaaattcgccagatctcaatccaatcaAGCATCTATGCTATTTGATGGACAAACATCTATGGAGGCTCCACCTCGCAACTTACAggacttaaaggatctgctTGGTCCTTTAAgtcttggtgccagataccacagtACACCTTAAGAGGTCTAGTGGAATCTTTAACTTTCTCCAACTCACTCGGCTGCCTTTGTATTGTTATTTACAGTAGTGGCTGTCTGAATTCTCTGTGCATCAGTAAAGACCTCTGCATTATTTAATGGCCTTAAAAGTCATACCTATGCCAAACACAGGAAAGCTGCACTGGCACAAGGAACAGCGGTCACAAACACTCTTAGCATCATGTACTGAGATGGACAGAGTAGACTCATCACCTCTGACAGACGCTTTACCACATGAGTATTTACTGCATGGCGATTGTATTTCTTATTGCAGGGCCCTGCTGAGCCATGGCATGGAGCGAGCCAACCTACCAACGCCCCTCCAGCCACAAGGAGGCGCTGACAGCATCCCCTCAGGGTTCTCACTGACGTTGGTGGGCTTCAGCAAGGGCTGCGTGGTGCTGAACCAGATGGTGTACGAGCTGGCCGGGGCCCGCGCCGACCCTCAGATGAGGCACTTTGTTAAACGCATCTCGGACATGTACTGGCTGGACGGCGGGCACCCAGGAGGCAGTGAGACCTGGGTGACGGGCAAGCAGGTGTTGAAGGAACTTGCTTCCAGTGGGGTGTCGATTCATGCCCAC is part of the Micropterus dolomieu isolate WLL.071019.BEF.003 ecotype Adirondacks linkage group LG07, ASM2129224v1, whole genome shotgun sequence genome and harbors:
- the lg07h2orf69 gene encoding mitochondrial protein C2orf69 homolog isoform X1, which produces MLGARAVAAGFPLISVAKTMTSVGVTTPSKPRGLHASASRDARAGSPQQRLQKLLAVPGCDPSRVNDLLLLRPDSDDQTASEPKEKGSNRHVVFFHGDIQNFQEEMALQPEGAQWLCWSLEQVALTLGRRFPGRHVWVVRASRMYLHKFSCYHNFVESNMFGAPEHSPYSPEFGAFRHLRALLSHGMERANLPTPLQPQGGADSIPSGFSLTLVGFSKGCVVLNQMVYELAGARADPQMRHFVKRISDMYWLDGGHPGGSETWVTGKQVLKELASSGVSIHAHVTPYEVCDPMRAWVGREHGHFIKTLEEYGASPTKKLHFKDEPPSIENHFRVIQEF
- the lg07h2orf69 gene encoding mitochondrial protein C2orf69 homolog isoform X2; protein product: MKATCHVTFKGQRSCILQIYKAFIACAQHVTPHGCKEKNFQEEMALQPEGAQWLCWSLEQVALTLGRRFPGRHVWVVRASRMYLHKFSCYHNFVESNMFGAPEHSPYSPEFGAFRHLRALLSHGMERANLPTPLQPQGGADSIPSGFSLTLVGFSKGCVVLNQMVYELAGARADPQMRHFVKRISDMYWLDGGHPGGSETWVTGKQVLKELASSGVSIHAHVTPYEVCDPMRAWVGREHGHFIKTLEEYGASPTKKLHFKDEPPSIENHFRVIQEF